A genomic window from Methanobrevibacter sp. TLL-48-HuF1 includes:
- a CDS encoding TIGR04165 family Cys-rich peptide — translation MKLEEILAPCPKCGSKDKHIHRKMLDNHRAHAELDTVKCEDCGYIFFVNDSMDEDEKKELLKELNKYYG, via the coding sequence ATGAAACTCGAAGAAATATTGGCTCCATGCCCAAAATGCGGTTCAAAAGATAAACATATACATAGAAAAATGTTAGACAATCACAGAGCACATGCAGAGTTAGACACTGTAAAATGTGAAGATTGCGGATATATTTTCTTTGTAAATGACAGTATGGATGAAGATGAGAAAAAAGAACTTTTAAAAGAATTAAACAAATACTACGGATAA